Within Sorghum bicolor cultivar BTx623 chromosome 2, Sorghum_bicolor_NCBIv3, whole genome shotgun sequence, the genomic segment TTTGATTAAACCTTCTGCTTCCTGCAACATGTCAGCCCTGATATAGGCCATGATCATGGAGCCATATGCGCGCTTATCCAGTGGAAGACCGAGCAACACGATTTCTCTGAATATTTCCTTTGCGCGGGTCAGATCTCCAGCTTTACTGTACATGTCCATCAGTGCAGTCAGCATGACCTGATCGCAAGGGAAACCTCTGCCTTTCATGGCGGCAAATGCATCCTCAGCTTTCTGCAGTAGCTTCTGCTTGCCATAGATGTGGATCAACTTGGTGTAGTCACGAACATTTGCCTCGAAAGAATTTTCCAGCAATGCATGCTGCAGTACCTACAAAACATACCACACCTTTGTTAAATTGCTAACAGACTAACTGTCATGAACTTAGCAAATTATAGTTAGTTAGGGGATTGTTGGCAAAAGAAGTGGCAATAGTGACCATTTTAATTTTCAAGCTTACAACCAAACACAGCAGCAAGTCGAGAACATTTGGTCCAAACACAACACCAAAGTGACCTAAATTCTTTATCGGCGAGCAGCGCTATACAACCACCTGTTCGAATCAAATTATAAGAAACATGGAAAATGGTTATTTCATAGTTTCTTTTTATCAGAGCTTCAGCAAGCACCCCTATCAATCTTAACAGCACACGTCCACACGATGATTCAGAAAATCAGAAGTTCAGAGTTGTAACGGACGACACGAAGGGAGATGCTTCGCTGTCACTGACCTCAGCAAGCAGCGGGCTCTCCATGGCCTTGAGTTCCTTGAGAACCAGCAACCAATCCGCCCTCTTGGGCTTCATCGCCTTCACCCAGTACGCGAGCAACGCGCCAAGGCTCTCGTCGCCGGGGCACAGGCACACCACGCGCGCCACCAGGGCCTTGCAGCGGTTGGGCAGCTTCGGAGACAGGCCCCGGACCGCCCGCTGCTGCGACTCGCTCATTTCGGACCCGAATGCGTCCCACCTAAACCTTGGCCTGGCCTCGCTCACCGCCGCCTGCTCAGTCTCAGCCTCCGCGGCCAGAGCCGACGACTCCCTGCCATGGCCACCGGAAACGCAAGCGCATTGGCAAGCGGGCTTCCAGGGATTCGTGGGTGTGATGGTGCTGGCGAGCTTGGTGATGGCGAGGGAGGCCATGGGATTGGGAATGGCCGAGCAAGGAGGCGGGCGGGACGGTGCCGGAGAGGATGAGGGGGCGCTATCCAAAGAAAGATGATAGATCTGAGCCGTCCGCTGATCGAATATGCCGATCGGACGGCCATTACGGTCCTCGTGACGCATAGGGAATATCCTCACCGTAGATGCCTAATCACACGGGCCGGTGACTGGCTCGTGCACGACCCTGCTAGGTGGGTCCCACCAGCACAAGCGCGACTCTGCCAGGTGGGTCCCTCCAGCACCGGCGCCGCCAGGTATAAATAAGCGGCGGTCGCGGCTTAGCCTGCTCCTCTCCGTCTCTAGGGTTTGAGATTTTAGCCGCCGCCGCAGCTCATCTCACTTCCCCGAGAAGTCGCAGCCGACGACGTACTCCTCGCCGATACGATGGCCGTCTTCTCCGACCTCCACACCGCCGACGGCCTCAAGACCCTGGAGGCGCACCTAGCGGGCAAGACCTATGTTTCAGGGTGAGCGCTGCTACACACACTTGTAGCTGATTAGATCTGTTGATTCGTAGCGATCTGTGCTTAATTACTCCGATTCTCGATTATTAGCGCTGTTATGATGATGACCGTGATAAAAGACCTTGTTGTTGTCGCTTTAAATTAAGCAGATCTCTCTTGTGATGTCGATCGGGTTGTGTTTGATTATAGTGCTTGTGCTGCTGTCTGTGCAGTGATGCGATCACTAAGGATGACATTAAGGTCTTTGCTGCGGTGCCATCAAAGCCTGGCGCTGAGTTTCCTAATGCTGCCCGCTGGTACGAGACCATCTCTGCGGCTGTAGCCTCAAGGTTCGATATATTTCACTAAATGCACATTTGTAATTTTAGTAGTAGATTGACGTCTTTCACTGGTTGCATATTCAGTTTTGATTTATTTCACTGATTGCAAATCGCAAATTTGTAAGTGTCGTTGTTTGATGTCTTTCACTGGTTGCAGATTCCCTGGTAAGCCTGTTGGTGTAAATCTGCCTGCGGGATCAGCTCCTGCAgcagctgctcctgctgctgaggTTTGTTCTCCCCATCCTAAGCCACcccatctttttttttgtttgtatcAATTCTGTCTTATTGGTCAAGCAATGGGGCCACTGCTGTTCTGTTCGATTTAACATGGTACAATTTTTCAAATGATTGCTTAGGAAGAAACTCCCGTTGATCTACGTTTCTGATTTTTTAGATTGTATTAAATACCACTATCTTCATCATTGTATGATTGATTGCATGCCAAGGATGCTTTACATCAATGCTTGGTGTTTTTGTCGTCACTGTCTTCTGCTGGTGTAATCTCCTAATTGAAACTAAAATCTTGAAATAGTAGCGGAGTTTGAGGATGCTTTATATCAAATGATTTTTTATTGTCACTGTCTTCTGCTGATGTAATATCAACTAACTGAAACTAAAATCTGGAAACCGTAATGGGTCTGTCATATTCAAGCTTTAACATTTTTTATGTACATGAGTTATCCTTGTAGTAATAAGCTTTTTAATTCTCTACAGGCtgaggatgatgatgacctTGATCTTTTCGGGGATGAAACCGAGGAGGACAAGAAGGCTGCTGATGAGCGTGCCGCTGCCAAGGCCTCttccaaaaagaaagaaagtatGCATTTTTAGTTTGCTGCTGATGTTAATATACATTGTTTCTTGTAATCAATTGGAATTGCTGCCGATGTTTGACTTTTAGGTCTAGTTTGTGTTTCTTATAATCACATGGAATTCTTGCAGAAGTTTGActtttagagcaactccaagagagttAGTAAAAATAGATGGCTAAACCCATGATTTTTCCAATCTCTAAAATAGGAActcctgcaaaaaaaaaaacaaaaacagaaAACTCCAACATGCAAGCTATATTTAGCATGCAAGAACTCGGGAATAGATGACTTGCTATATTGGAAAGCTAGATACAATAGCTGTTGGACTCTCTTTTCTTTCCAAAATACCCAAATATAGATTACACAACACGGATAGCTCTtctattggagttgctctttgttatatatttatggCTTTACATATATTTATAGGTGGTAAATCCTCTGTCCTTATGGATGTCAAACCATGGGACGATGAAACTGATATGAAGAAGCTGGAGGAGGCTGTTCGTAGTGTCCAGATGGAGGGTCTCACTTGGGGAGCATGTAAGTTGTTTTTGTCTGCTTATTACTATGCTACCGATTTCCCTGTATTAACCATTTGACATAAACGAATACAAAAAAAACTTGTTTTCTGTATTAACAATTTGACATAAACTTGTAATACAGCAAAGCTTGTGCCTGTTGGATACGGCATCAAGAAGATGACTATTATGTTGACGATTGTCGACGATCTTGTGTCCGTCGACAGCCTAATTGAGGACCACCTTACGGAAGAGCCCATCAACGAGTACGTTCAGAGTTGCGACATTGTCGCTTTCAACAAGATCTAGAGTTCCAATCACTGAGATTGGGCAATGGCCGGCAGCGCTTAAAAGTTTGTGCTGGGATGCGAGACTTTATCCCTTCTAGTTACCTTGTTATAGAAATGTTGGTTGGAGTTTATTGTTGAGTGGTGCCAGATTTTTGAATACCTGTTTATCTTAAAAACAGCGGAACTGCTGGGCAATGTTCTATGTCTAAAGTTAATGAGTTTTCAATGGTTCTGCATCTAAAGTTAAGTtttctttgcaatgcttatttTTGATCTTCTAATCTATACCAGCTGTGCTAAATGTCGCGGGGTTTTAACTAAAATGGTGTTTTTCAACCCGTCCTGTACTCTGTATCGATATtatatctatatttgatatttaTATCTGTTTTGTAATACATAATTGGCTGTACTCGTATCCATATTATAACTGAATCCAATCAACGTATGTTGGATGATTCTCTGTTTCTTCATAAAAAATGATGGTTTAATGGTTTAATCATTAGTCTTGGCTGAACTAAGGTACATATGGAAGACGATTCTTTGTTGGAAGGCGATGGTCTAAAAATAGACTTACACTGCACCATTGAGCAAGTTTGGATACATGTGCATCATTTAACAAATTTAGGGACTTAGGAATATGTTTTTAAAATttatatatgaatatgaatttAAGTGACATCTATTGAAAAAATAAAAGGAGTCATGCATTTTAACTCATAAATTATTAACTATCTCACAAAAGTAAATAGATTCCAAAAGAGCTTACAGGACCATAGTGTTCCCCCTTAGAGCAAGGCTAATAATACAGCCAGCTACTGGCTGTAAAGTTTATAGCCTTCTTGCAGCTCACTCATATAATGGTTGTCTCTCTCATGAATTTTCTTGGTTCTTGTGTCTGAGCCGGCAGCccgcttttactctctctcctcttctctctcctccacctcagcatttagccggCTTACAgtccactataatacttgctcttatcaGTTATCACAACATCTAGGAGGTTCATTATCATTGCATTTCTTTCGGACCAATACTGTTTAGTGTCTACACTACATGGATGCAAGTATGTAACCACCTTGGTAATGATGACTAATGATACATACTACCTCGCTCTGAAGTCTCAACTAGAAGATGATTTGCCAACAGTTTCTTGCTATCTTGCATAATAACTCAGTGAGCAGTGTTCAGGAATGCCCTCTCTACTCTCTTTTGAGTAGTGTCATTTGGGGCCCAATCAGTCAACCACCTCTCAGCCCACGGAATGAAATCCCACGAGGCCCAACTAGTTGTTCCCGTCGTCCTCCTCTAGCCCACCCGAACTCCCGAAACCCCATCGCCGCCACTCCACGCCCGACCCGCCGTTCCCACCGCGCCGCGCTGCAacgagccgccgccgcccagctCGCTTCCTTCTGCCGCCGCCTCGCTTAGGTAGACCACCACCGCTAGGAGCGCACGCACAGGCACCTCGCTCCCCTACCGCTTCCCGCCCTGAGCGAGTTAGCCATGGCGGAGCCCACCGAGAGAGACCAGTTcacggacgaggaggaggaagataACTTCCTGGAGGACGGCGAGCAGGGCCTTGGAAGCGAGGACGAGGATGAAGGAGGGGAAGGAGCCGGGGGCAAGAGGAAGCGGCTAGGGAATAGTCTGGGCGTGATCGGTAAGCGCGGGGTGTGCTACCTCAGCCGCGTCCCGCCGCACATGAACCCGTCGCACATCCGCCAGATGCTCTCCAAGTACGGCGAGGTGCTCAGGATTTACCTCGTTCCTGAAGGTAACCAGCTACCTGAAATCGATGCTCGTGTTCTCTTCAGTTTTGGTGGGCGTAGGCGTAGCTAGCTGCAGAGCGTAGTGCATATTTCTGGCTGTTGCGTGGAAGC encodes:
- the LOC8073145 gene encoding pentatricopeptide repeat-containing protein At1g01970 → MASLAITKLASTITPTNPWKPACQCACVSGGHGRESSALAAEAETEQAAVSEARPRFRWDAFGSEMSESQQRAVRGLSPKLPNRCKALVARVVCLCPGDESLGALLAYWVKAMKPKRADWLLVLKELKAMESPLLAEVLQHALLENSFEANVRDYTKLIHIYGKQKLLQKAEDAFAAMKGRGFPCDQVMLTALMDMYSKAGDLTRAKEIFREIVLLGLPLDKRAYGSMIMAYIRADMLQEAEGLIKEMEDQQMFAGKEVYKALLRAYSYRGDSDGAQRIFDAIQFAGIVPDTKLCALLVNAYCLSNRIDEAVCVIRNMRCAGVKPCDKCIALVLGAYEKVNMLETALEFLTELEEKGVSIGQEPSQLLAAWFRKLGVVHEVEQVLKDLSSEDMTSKPSFAVSLEQ
- the LOC8072269 gene encoding elongation factor 1-beta — translated: MAVFSDLHTADGLKTLEAHLAGKTYVSGDAITKDDIKVFAAVPSKPGAEFPNAARWYETISAAVASRFPGKPVGVNLPAGSAPAAAAPAAEAEDDDDLDLFGDETEEDKKAADERAAAKASSKKKESGKSSVLMDVKPWDDETDMKKLEEAVRSVQMEGLTWGASKLVPVGYGIKKMTIMLTIVDDLVSVDSLIEDHLTEEPINEYVQSCDIVAFNKI